tataaaaaatttggtCTTGTGGACCATTTTAGtcaattttgatattctttttagAGTCTTCTACGTATCTTTATTTGTTAAGTTATACTTATTATTATCGTGAATTTATAAAGttgatattcaaatatttttaaatttttaatttttaattgaaattatatttgaaaacatgtatttattcgaattttttaaaaaagtttcatGATCTACTATCAAAATCAATatgcatataaaataatacccaactataataaacaaaaaatttaaaaatattttcactctAAACTAGGTTTAAATTATTAGTAAGGAGATGGTGCAAAAAAACATAATACGTCatactttcaaaaaaattgtaagttACAATCCACCCATTAATTAGTATAGTATTTTATTAGCTAAGCTTAAATTTACATATAATCTAACGAGAATTCGTATAaccaattttaattaatttaataataaggcataattttctttcttttaattttaaaagttcactaacaattttctttaaattcttgTTTCTCAACTAGCaaacataaatacataattaaacaataaatctcatgtaaaaaaaaggaggatctttattaaattttcactgaaaaaataattggtacaaaaaattaaaaaatgaaaaaaaatttaatatcttcttgtaaaaagaaattattcatatatatatatatttttataataaggtgtaaaaataattttagaaaaatgaagGAGATGGAGCAGGAGCATCAACACCATCTTCAGCAGCACCACTACTCTTCAATTTCTTGTTCTTGTTGCATATGTCTGGCAAGTATGCTCCTACACGtgaataaattcaaaatctcGAAATAATTAAGAcgattataataataaaaaaatgatacatatatatatatttttattgtctaacaaattatacatattttgtAATATGCGTCATTTATTAGACAACAAAAGTATACATATGCTTTATGTTTTATAATGAGTGATATATCAGCACTGAATCGTAAAGTCATTAGATTTACCTTCACCAGCAGCCAAGTTGAAGTAAAGGTCAACAATATTGGGGCATTGTTGATAACAAGCAGGGGCACATAACTTGGAAACAAATTGAGGCTCAAGCAAATCATCAGATGAAATTCCAAAGAAATTTCtattaagaccacaagattcaataCATTCATCTGTTTCAATGTGTTCCTTCATGTTTTGAACCATAACTTCTGATGTTTTGCATATGTATTCACTATTAATTAAGTCATCTTTTGGTTTTGTTGCTTTTTCTAATACACACCTTTTTCCTGTTGATGAAATTGCAAAGGCACAATCACTATTTGGTAAACTCTCACATTTTACCTCAGctacaaaaaagaaagagattgGTTAGGTACTCGTTCgttctgtttcaatttatgcGATACAGTTTAACTGAAGTACAtataaagttaaagaaaaataaatcaatctaTTGTAAATAAATCTTAGAATATGTGTGGCTATGAATCATTCggtaaagataataaattaatattttaatgttaaagttatttctgataaaaaaatgtaatattcTTTTTAGAGACAGACTTAAAAAAAGTGTGTCATAAGGAAGATTGATGGAGAGTAAAGTACAAGAATAATGTGCATTAAGAGAGATTGATCAAGAGTGATTCAACTGAGTTCAGTATTTTCAGaattattataagaaatcaATAAATCTAAATTATATGTTCATGCATGAACAAAGACGAGATTCAATTCAACAAAttgttttttcataatattgatTAAGAAAAATTGATGAGATTCgactgaatatattattttcacgATTTAAGAAATCAAATAACTCACTTTTATATACGGCATAAGCGACTTGGAGGAAAAGGGAACATGTAAAAAAAAGGATCAAAGATGATTTCATTGATGAAcccatttatttttcttgtttttctcttttgtttagttgggaatttgatttttttttgtatattttttttttgttgttggaaaaaagaaatggagaaagaacttttttttttttaggatgaGTTTGAATGAAGGGTTTTCTTAGGTTTATATAGGGAGTTGTTATGTGTATAATGACCAATAGAAATCATACAAATGTTTGATCAAAAGCTTAATTAGTTACTTTTCTGTTTTAAGCTTTCTTTGGTGaggattattttaaatatttgatgattttttataaGGTCAAAGTTTAAACTCACATgctaaactaatttttttagcatcatttaaaatatcatttggTACTTATGGTTTAATTATAATGAATTTGTCAGTTACACACCTAAATTATGCGAAAATCATATTATCTCTTAAACTTGATATTTTTGTATTACTAACACCCCTAAACTATGCAAGATCACATTGCCTTCTTGAACTACCTAGAATTTTATCACCCCTTAAACTTAATTGTCAAGATTGCACTGATTTTCGTGTCTAGCATCACTACAAAAGCAGTGAGAATTACATGGGGATTTTCCTGGAGATTAATATGAAAATTCGCTGGAAACTTATTTTCAtacaaattttcatactaattcccAGAAAAATCCTCATGTAATTCACAGTTTTCTTGTAGTGAATTGTGTGATGATTTATTGCATAGTTAAGTGCACTCTTGCACTGattatctatatgtgaagaCACATCACTCGTTTCGAGAT
The nucleotide sequence above comes from Solanum pennellii chromosome 9, SPENNV200. Encoded proteins:
- the LOC107030822 gene encoding uncharacterized protein LOC107030822, producing MGSSMKSSLILFFTCSLFLQVAYAVYKTEVKCESLPNSDCAFAISSTGKRCVLEKATKPKDDLINSEYICKTSEVMVQNMKEHIETDECIESCGLNRNFFGISSDDLLEPQFVSKLCAPACYQQCPNIVDLYFNLAAGEGAYLPDICNKNKKLKSSGAAEDGVDAPAPSPSFF